CGGCATCAAGTCGCTGATTGATGGAGACAAAAATGCCCAGCCCCATGCAGGTTTTGATGACATCGGAAGGCTTCACGTTCATGAGGGAAGCCAAATCAGAGACGGAGATGAACTCCGTTACCTGCAAGGTTTTGCTGTCCTCGGTGCGTGCCATTTCCTCCATTTCGGCTCGTTCGCGGCGCACGTCGCGCTTGTCGCGGCGAATTTTTTGACGCTTTCGGCTCGCTCCTGCGCCAATACGGGCCATTGTTTGGCGGATTTGGTCTTCAATCTGTTTTTGTGATACCTCTTTGGGTTCGTCACGTCGCCCGCGACCCTTGTTGTCGCCCTGATTGCTCGTCAATGTTGCTTGCAATGAAGCAGCATTGATGGGCTGTTGTACTTTTTTGCGTTTGCGCTTGTGGCGATTGGGGTCGCTGCCACCGCCACTGGGCTGCTGTTGGCCTCCTGCCTGCCCGCCGGGCGAAGAGGGGCGATTTTGTTGCTGCCCACCGCTCGACGAGCGGTTTTGTTGGCCTTGTTGGTTTCGATTGCCACCTTGACCTCCGCGATTATCATCGCGCCTTCCACCGCGTTGTCCATCGCGCCGACCGCCGCGTTGCTGGTTGCTTTCGTTGGTTTGCTCCGGCTTTGGTTTGTCCAAGCTAATGCGCCCAAGTATTTTAAGACCGCGTAGCGTGGGGGAATCGGCGCGATAAAAATCGTCCTCTGTGCCACCGCTGGATTCGCCTGTGGATGATGGTGTTGGTTCGGCTTCGGTAGAAGGGGGGGGCGGCGGAGCCTTTTCTGGCTCGGTTGGTTGTGGTGGTTTGGGTTTTTCCTCATGCTTGGCGGCGGGCTTGGATTCCTCTACTGGTGGAGGGGGGGGGGCGGGAGGAGGAGTTTCCTCCACCACTGGCGCTTTTTTTGGCGCATCAAGGTCTATTTTGCCGAGAATGCGCAAAGCAGGGCGTTCGCGTGTGACGACCTCAGGCTCTTCTTTTTTGGGCTGCTCTATTTTGGGTTTGGCAGTCTCTTCTCGAGGCGGCAAAAGGGATGGCCGGTGAGAGGGAGGGGGCGAGGGAGGCGCAATGGTAGATGTATTGCCACCGACGGCAACGGATTCTTTTTTGAGCACGGGGCGGGCAAGCTTGTCCGCCTCTTGTTTGATAGCAAGGTCTTTTTGAAATTCTTGACGCAACACCGCGAGCATTTCGTCGCTGATGTCGGCCATCGGTTTCTCTTCCACATCAGCAAATCCTCTGCTGTGCAGTGTTTCCACGATGGTGTGGAGTCCGACGTTGAATTCTTTTGCTACCTTAATTAATTTTTGAGCCATGCAGTGGTTTTACCTGTCTTTTCTGTAGAAAAAACAGTCGCTAATCCAAAGTAAAAAGTTGATTCTGTTTGCGTTAGCGGGGGAACGCAAGTGTCGCCGCTATGAGTTGCCGTTTTAGAAGACGATGAAAATTTAGTGAAAAAAAATGTTTTTGGGTTTAAAGCGGTGCAAAGGTACAATAAAAAACGGTGGGGAAAACCATACGATTTGCCCCACCGCGTGTGAATGTTATGCGAATCGTTATTTTTCTTCCTCGAATTCTTCTGCCAAAATACGCAACACCTCGCGCACGGTCTCCTCTTCGAGGTCGGTGCGGCGCACGAGCTCTTCGGCACTGAGTTCGAGTACTTGTCGGGCTGTATCGCAGCCGACGTTCTTGAGCGCCTCTATCACCCACGGTTCGATGGCATCGCCGAATTCTTCCAAGTCCACGTCGTCAATTTCGTATTCTGCTTGGTTGCGATACACGTCTATTTCGTAACCGGTGAGTTTGGTGGCTAATTTGATGTTGCTCCCTGCTTTGCCGATGGCCAGACTTACTTGGTCTTGGTCAAGGAAGACGGAGGCTCGTTTGCGCTCGTGGTCGAGTTCGATGTTGCTGATTTTGGCTGGGGTCAGGCTGCGCTGAATGAAAAGTGAGACGTTGTTGGTGTAATTGATGATGTCAATGTTTTCATTGCGCAGCTCGCGCACGATGCCGTGTATGCGACTGCCTTTCATCCCCACGCAGGCACCTACGGGGTCTATGCGCTCATCATGACTTTCCACAGCGACTTTGGCGCGCTCGCCGGGTAGGCGCACGATGTTTTTGATTTCGATTACTCCGTCCTCGATTTCGGGCACTTCGCCTTCCAGCAACTTGGCCAAGAAAGCCGGGTCTGTGCGGCTGAGCATGATATATGGCGCATTGTTGACCATTTCCACTTTTTTGATGATGCCTTTTACCACATCGCCCTTGCGGTAGTAGTCGCCTTTTATCATTTCTGTTCGTGGGAGCACGATTTCGTTGCTCGTTGCATCATCAAGCACTAGGATTTCCTTTTTCATGATTTGGCTCACCTCTCCAATGACTATCGTGCCGACCATCTCGGAGTATTTGCGATAAATCTCGTCTTTCTCCAATTCCATGATGCGGGAGACGAGTGTCTGGCGGGCTGCCATGATGGCCCGACGACCAAAATCGTCAATGGAGAGTTTTTCATAGCATTCATCCCCCACATCCACGCCCTCGTCAATGGTGTGGGCTTCTGTGACGCTGACTTGCGCCAGTTCGTTGGTGACTTCGCCATCCGGCACTACCTCGCGGACGCGCCAGATTTCAAGGTCGCCCGTGTTGGTGTTGACGATGACATCGAAGTTTTCATCAGTACCATATTTTTTCTTGATGAGGGTGCGGAACACGTCTTCCAGCACGCGCACCATTGTGGGGCGGTCTATATTTTTCCCGGTCTTAAAGTCGGAAAAGACATCTACTAAATTGACCATGGTTGAAATAGTGATTGATTGTTCGTTATTTTATAGAGCTTGCTGAGTTGTCAGAAAGCGATTTTTACGATGGCTGTTTCAATTTGGTCAAAGGGGATGCTCGTTGGTTTTTCTACTTCCTTCTTTTTGTTGCCTTCGCGCTCCACTGCTTTTTGAAGCAAGGTGATTTGGGCTTCGCTGACTTCTGACAAAAGTCCCGTTTGATGGGTTTTGTCTTTCATCGTTACCTCTACGGTGCGCCCGATATTGTTCTTGTATTGACGTAGAAACTTGAATGGTCTTCCAATGCCGGGGCTGCTGACTTCAAGCACATATTTGTCGCCAAGCCAGCCATTGGTATCCAGATGGCTTTCTAAGAAACGACTCAATTTTTGACACTTTTCGAAGGTCATGCCAGAGTCGCTATCTGCAAAGACGTAGAGCTTTGCGTTTGGCTTCAATTCGATGTCCACAGTGAAGCAATCGGCGAAAGATTCGTCGGTTGCGTATTTTTCCTCAAGGAGTTGGGCAATGCGTTCGGTTAGTTCCATGCCTTAAATGTGCGTTGGGTCAAGCCTCTTTTGGGGCAGAAAAATGGGGGTTATACAAACACGAGGGGGAACCTGTGTGGTCCCCCCTCGCGCGGTGAATGGCCGGAATGATGGCACAAAGTTAAGGCAAGTTTTTCATTTGGCAAAGTACGGGATAAAAAAAGCCGAGCTGGTCTTTACCGGCTCGGCATGATACTAAATTACTAAACACGGGTATTCTTTAAAGGCTCTTCAAAAAGTCGAGCAATTGTAGTTCGCTAAGTTGCTCTGGCGCAACGCTCACGGTGGCATCTGTCCCGATTTCCGTATCCTTGTTGCCTAACCAAAACCGACCATCCGGGGTCTGGCTTACCGTAACGATTTTCACAGAATAGCCAATAGGGGCGCTGTAGTAACAGAAGGATCTTTCGGAAGTGTTGTATTCTAAGAAGACAACTGAACGGGTGTTTTTCACAACCAAATAGACGGTGGTGTTTTCGGGATTGAAGCTGTCTGGAAGTGCAACACAGAATGTGGTGGATGGTTCATTTAGTACCATGCCAGCATTCACCCAAGCCAACAAAGGCGTTAGGATTTCGTAACCTTGCACGAGGTCCATGTTGTCCGACAGCCACTCCGCTTGATAGACAGGTTGTCCTGTGTTCTCCCAGCCGATAAAATTATCGTTTGTGACGAGTCCGTTGAACACTTTCATTTTGTCAACCGGATTGTCGGCGGGGATTTGAATTTTAAGTTTTCGATTGGAAAGTAATTGAAGGGGTTTGCCGTCGCAGGATACTACGATGTGCACGATGCCACCGCTCTCTATCAATTCTCCCGAAGTGGAAATGGTCGG
This genomic interval from Saprospiraceae bacterium contains the following:
- the nusA gene encoding transcription termination/antitermination protein NusA, translating into MVNLVDVFSDFKTGKNIDRPTMVRVLEDVFRTLIKKKYGTDENFDVIVNTNTGDLEIWRVREVVPDGEVTNELAQVSVTEAHTIDEGVDVGDECYEKLSIDDFGRRAIMAARQTLVSRIMELEKDEIYRKYSEMVGTIVIGEVSQIMKKEILVLDDATSNEIVLPRTEMIKGDYYRKGDVVKGIIKKVEMVNNAPYIMLSRTDPAFLAKLLEGEVPEIEDGVIEIKNIVRLPGERAKVAVESHDERIDPVGACVGMKGSRIHGIVRELRNENIDIINYTNNVSLFIQRSLTPAKISNIELDHERKRASVFLDQDQVSLAIGKAGSNIKLATKLTGYEIDVYRNQAEYEIDDVDLEEFGDAIEPWVIEALKNVGCDTARQVLELSAEELVRRTDLEEETVREVLRILAEEFEEEK
- a CDS encoding ribosome maturation factor, translated to MELTERIAQLLEEKYATDESFADCFTVDIELKPNAKLYVFADSDSGMTFEKCQKLSRFLESHLDTNGWLGDKYVLEVSSPGIGRPFKFLRQYKNNIGRTVEVTMKDKTHQTGLLSEVSEAQITLLQKAVEREGNKKKEVEKPTSIPFDQIETAIVKIAF